From the Musa acuminata AAA Group cultivar baxijiao chromosome BXJ3-7, Cavendish_Baxijiao_AAA, whole genome shotgun sequence genome, one window contains:
- the LOC103990396 gene encoding pectin acetylesterase 7-like, whose protein sequence is MSTAEISSSSPSYKCSQLIAKRFVRSASPLNFRMVGVKSGTWVCPLICLLYLLAFLQVEGDNVPMTVLKGAVAEGAVCLDGSAPAYNLAPGSGSGANNWLVFVEGGGWCSTVEECLARKNTFRGSSDHMPPQSFSGMLGGVQQSNPDFYNWNRVKIRYCDGASFTGDIEKVDPATGLHFRGARVWRAIMKDLLAKGMNKAQKALLGGCSAGGLTTILHCDNFRSLLPATATVKCFSDAGYFIDAKDISGADAIQSFYGDVVKLHGSANNLPSSCTSRLPANKCFFPQNVVATLKTPLFILNAAYDQWQIDHILVPSSADPKNTWGDCKLDIKKCSSDQLQKLQGFRTTFLNALPGAGSSSTGLFILSCHTHCLSGDADIWYSDDSPKIDNIPIGKAVGDWYFGRSSAVRKIDCPYPCNSSCRKVATVSMED, encoded by the exons ATGAGCACGGCCGAGATCTCGAGTTCCTCTCCATCTTACAAGTGTTCTCAGCTCATCGCGAAGCGGTTTGTGCGCAGTGCTTCGCCACTAAATTTCAG AATGGTTGgtgttaaatcaggaacatgggtGTGCCCTCTCATCTGCTTACTCTATCTACTGGCCTTTCTACAAGTTGAAGGTGACAATGTGCCCATGACTGTGTTGAAAGGTGCAGTAGCTGAAGGAGCAG TTTGCTTGGATGGAAGTGCTCCAGCATATAATCTCGCCCCTGGTTCTGGCTCTGGTGCAAATAACTGGTTGGTTTTCGTCGAG GGAGGAGGTTGGTGCAGCACTGTTGAAGAATGCTTAGCACGTAAAAACACTTTTAGAGGTTCCTCTGATCATATGCCGCCTCAATCCTTCTCTGGCATGTTAGGAGGCGTTCAGCAAAGCAATCCTG ACTTCTATAACTGGAACCGGGTCAAGATTCGGTACTGTGATGGTGCCTCATTTACAGGGGACATAGAAAAAGTAGATCCT GCTACAGGTCTCCACTTCAGAGGAGCCAGAGTTTGGAGAGCTATAATGAAAGATCTATTGGCGAAGGGGATGAACAAAGCACAAAAG GCACTTCTCGGTGGTTGCTCGGCAGGTGGATTGACAACCATACTACATTGTGACAACTTCCGCAGTCTTCTCCCAGCTACTGCAACAGTGAAATGCTTCTCCGATGCTGGTTATTTCATTGATGC gaaggatatttcTGGAGCAGACGCGATCCAATCCTTTTATGGTGATGTTGTTAAACTTCAT GGATCAGCAAATAATTTGCCATCTTCATGCACGTCGAGGTTACCAGCAAACAAG TGCTTTTTCCCACAGAACGTGGTGGCCACATTGAAGACACCCCTTTTTATCCTCAATGCAGCATATGATCAATGGCAG ATCGATCATATTTTAGTGCCATCCTCTGCTGATCCGAAGAACACTTGGGGAGACTGCAAGCTCGATATCAAGAAATGTTCCTCGGATCAACTTCAGAAACTGCAAG GTTTCAGGACAACGTTCCTGAACGCACTGCCGGGAGCAGGCAGCTCGTCTACGGGATTGTTCATCCTCTCATGCCACACTCATTGCCTATCTGGAGATGCGGATATCTGGTATTCAGATGATTCTCCAAAGATCGATAACATT CCAATTGGGAAGGCTGTGGGAGACTGGTACTTCGGTCGGAGTTCTGCTGTAAGGAAGATCGACTGCCCGTATCCATGCAATTCTTCGTGTCGTAAAGTTGCCACCGTTTCCATGGAAGATTAG